DNA from Maledivibacter sp.:
ATAAAATATAAGATGGAGTTTGAAAGGAGGCATAGCAATGACTGATTTTAACGACTATTTAGATGAGTGTATGAAAGACCCAGATTTTAAGAAGGAATACGATGACTTAGCTGTCGAATATGAGATTAAACAAGCCATGATAGATGCGAGGAAAGAAAAAAAGCTTACTCAGAAGGAACTGTCAAAACTGACAGGCATACAGCAAAGTCACATTAGTAGACTTGAAAATGCTAACTATAATCCTAGCATTGCATATCTTAAACGGATTGCTCATGCTCTAGGGAAAGAACTTCATATAGAATTTAGATAAGCTAACCCGACTGCAATCATGTAGTCGGTTTTTATTTTTTAATTACATTTCTATCACAATAGCAAAAAAATCTGTAAAAATACCTTCTAAATGTCCTAAAAGATGAAGGGAATATATGAACATTGAAAACTGAATATAAAAATATTTAAGTACGTTACTCCTATGATCCATAGGAGCAAATAATGATACTTCTACTCAGTCCTAATCATCGTCTGGAGAGTAGCCTGCCTGTAGGGGAGGAAAATAAACGTCTATATTTGAGAGAGAATATAGAGGTCTTTTATGAAGCAGATTAACTAACTGTTGCTTAAATATTTTAAAATCTTTGAAAAAACTAACAAAAAAAATTATAATAAAGACAACAATACTTAAAAGATAGGTGTGAATACTTATGGATAAGAATAAATCGGAGATTATCATATATCAAACTGAGGATGGACAGACAAAGATTGAGGTAGCAATGGAAGAAGATACTGTTTGGTTGTCACAAACTCAGATGTGTGAATTGTTTCAACGAGATAAGTCAGTAATATCAAGGCATATAAATAATATTTTTAAAGAAGGCGAATTAAAAAGAGATTCAACTGTTGCAAAAAATGCAATAGTTCAAAATGAAGGAAATAGAAATGTACGAAGGGAAGTAGAATATTATAATCTTGACGTAATTATTTCAGTTGGCTATAGAGTAAAATCTCACAGAGGTACGCAATTTCGTATATGGGCTACTGAAAGACTTAGAGAATACATTATAAAAGGCTTTACAATGAATGATGAACTTCTTAAAAAAGCTGGTGGTGGCAATTACTTCGATGAACTATTAGAGAGAATTAGAGACATTCGTTCTTCCGAAAAGGTATTTTGGAGGAAAGTATTAGACATCTATGCTACCAGCATTGATTATGATCCAAAGGTAGAAAGCTCCATAATATTTTTTAAAACAATACAAAATAAAATGCACTGGGCAGCACATGGGCATACAGCAGCAGAAATTATTTATAATAGAGCAAATGCCAAACTACCATATATGGGAATGACATCATTTATAGGTAATAAGCCTAAAAAGGCAGATACAATAATTGCTAAGACTACTTAAAAGAAGATGAAATAAATATACTAAATAGAATAGTAACAGCATACCTAGAATTTGCAGAATTACAGGCTATTAGAAAAAAACCAATGTATATGAAGGATTGGTTAGCAAAATTAGATGATTTCCTAAGAATGACCGACAATGAGATATTAAATCATGCAGGGACAATTAGCCATAACCAAGCTAAAGAAAGAGCCAGTCATGAGTATATAAAATACAAAGAAAAAATAAAAAATGAATTATCTGCAGTAGAGAAGCATTTTATAGAATCGATTGATAATGCAGAGAAAATGCTAAAAAAATCAAAGAAATAAGATTGAACTACTCCCCAAAATTTAACTATCCCGAAATTCAGGATAGCTAAAGATACAAGTATATGTTATATATTTAGTTTACTACTATTCAAATATAAGAATCGACTAACCATCGGGTTCTTTTTCCTTATTCCAATAACCCGATTAAAATCTAACCCCTTATCCCCTATATCTCAAATAGAGAGTAGGGGATTTCTTATACAAAAAAGCAGAAAGGAAAATGGCAATGAAAATAACAAGAGAATACAACGGAAAATCTACCTTTGAAGACATATTAAAGCTCTATCTTGAGAATATATCAAATGAAGTCATTGAAAAAAATAAGGAGGAAGCTTATAATAAAGATACAACTCTAACACCTCATCAAGAAAAAAATGAGGTGTTAGATAAATGAAAGCAGCGATATACATACGTGTATCAACAAAGCATATAGAGCAAGAATCTTCACTACAAAACCAAAAAGATATGTTCATAAAATACATATCAACAAAGGGTTGGACACTCTACAAAATATACAAAGACGTAGACTTTGGTACTCATGGAAAAAGACTTGGATTTATAGAAATGGTAGAAGATGCAAAGGTAGGAAAATTTGACGTAGTACTAGCAAAAGAACTATCAAGGCTAGCAAGAAACATAGGAATAAGCCATGGATTCAAACAAGTAATAATGGCAAATAACATCCACATCATATGCTTAGATGGGGTGGTGTGGGAGAAGTTGTAGTTGGTTGGTTAAGCTATAGAGTATGAAGATGAGCAGGGAGCATCCGCGAAGGTTGGACGTAATTTCAAGCTTACAAATTAGAGATGAGGTTGTATAATAAAATGAAGTACAAAATAGATTTTTTACTAAGGGCAGTATTGATATCTGTAGTGTTTATTGTTATAGTTGGAATTGGTTATACTAATATGCAATATAGATTAGATTACATTGAGATCATAAACGAGTGTTTCGAAGGTGGATATGATGATCAGATAATACGAGATAAAGTTATCATTGGTAATCAAGAGTATCTATTTTATGGTAGGGATGATATTGGATATGGATATATAAAATTAGAAAGAGGTTTAAATAAGAAATACAAAATTTTGAGAAAAGATAAATCATCACAGTATTTTCAAATTATTAACCCAGTAATCAAATCTAAGATGTTTAATATAATAATTGGGCACAATCCCCAAGAAGGCTCTATTAGTTGTGAGCTTAGTGATAGTTTTATTCATAATAATATTGTGACAGGAGATTTCATTTTAATATATAATTCTGATACATATACCACTATTACTAAGGAAGAAATAGTTTTTAAAGATGAGAATGGTATTAATATTACAGAAAAAGTGACAAAATTATAAACACCCATGAAACTACGTCTAACACGCCGTTTAGCCATTCATATTAACTATATATGATTTATGAGTTAATTTATCAATTTTAAATAGCCTTCCTTGATAATTCAACCAAAGAAGGCTATTTCATTTACAGACACTCTTTTCTAGTTTTTATATGCCAAATACTATACTAAAATAGAAAAAGGTTCTTTAACATAGGAATAGTAATCTTTCATTGTAAAATCAGGGGGTAAACATGCAAAATTACTATGACCTTCCATTATATGGTCTTTATTAATCCTAAGCCATTCAACAAACATTTCTGGGTCGTTTTCACGAACATCTTCAACCCATTTTTCTCCTTCGGCTTGCAAAAACTTAAGTCCTTCTGCATAAGATAAATTCATACTATCAGATTTCTTTAAACTTTCATTAATATTATTTATAAAACTCTCCATTGTTTCACCTCCGATTGTATATTTTCTTGGTAATTTGTCCA
Protein-coding regions in this window:
- a CDS encoding helix-turn-helix transcriptional regulator, yielding MTDFNDYLDECMKDPDFKKEYDDLAVEYEIKQAMIDARKEKKLTQKELSKLTGIQQSHISRLENANYNPSIAYLKRIAHALGKELHIEFR
- a CDS encoding recombinase family protein; the encoded protein is MKAAIYIRVSTKHIEQESSLQNQKDMFIKYISTKGWTLYKIYKDVDFGTHGKRLGFIEMVEDAKVGKFDVVLAKELSRLARNIGISHGFKQVIMANNIHIICLDGVVWEKL